A genome region from Triticum aestivum cultivar Chinese Spring chromosome 2B, IWGSC CS RefSeq v2.1, whole genome shotgun sequence includes the following:
- the LOC123042100 gene encoding anthocyanidin 5,3-O-glucosyltransferase-like produces the protein MAAPNNTSTPKKMVVIYAPPGMPGHLFPAVELGKLLVAQGLEVTVVLGGEDSHGAGGSFFAAIEAASPSLSFHCLPRATLPSDVPAGSLEAQLFGLARASNPDLRDFLRSASPAPVALVIDSFCSSALDVGFELGIPTYFFHTTCIASVAFCLYQQVIHEQTDLSFQDLGGDLLHVPGLPPIPADHLPAFILDRDSLSTKFFLGASERLCNSQGLIVNSCRSLEPRATDAIISGLCTLPGRRTPPLHCIGPLIKPDEAGTLRHECLAWLDGQPKATVVFLSFGSLGRFSAEQIKQIAAGLETSGQRFLWVVRRPTGDEHQPADDLDALFPEGFLHHTKERGLVVMSWVPQQAVLAHGAVGGFVTHCGWNSVLEAVMAGVPMLAWPLYAEQHTNKVFLVEEMRLAVAIGGYDKEMVEAQEVAAKVRWLIESDGGRELRQRTLAAMRQAKEALDDGGESRTALLNLAREWKNAGDIGNYAIIN, from the coding sequence ATGGCAGCCCCAAACAATACTAGCACTCCAAAGAAGATGGTTGTCATCTACGCTCCGCCGGGGATGCCGGGCCACCTGTTCCCAGCCGTGGAGCTGGGCAAGCTGCTCGTGGCGCAGGGCCTCGAGGTCACCGTCGTCCTCGGCGGGGAGGATAGCCACGGCGCCGGTGGTTCGTTCTTCGCCGCCATCGAGGCTGCCAGCCCGTCCTTGTCCTTCCACTGTCTCCCCCGTGCCACGCTCCCCTCCGACGTGCCCGCCGGGAGTTTGGAGGCGCAGCTTTTCGGGCTCGCGCGCGCCTCCAACCCGGACCTCCGTGACTTCCTCCGGTCCGCCTCCCCGGCCCCGGTAGCACTCGTCATCGATTCCTTCTGCAGCAGCGCGCTCGACGTCGGCTTCGAGCTCGGCAtcccgacctacttctttcacacCACTTGCATCGCCAGCGTCGCCTTCTGTCTCTACCAGCAAGTCATCCATGAGCAGACCGATCTGAGCTTCCAAGACCTCGGTGGTGACCTTTTGCACGTCCCGGGATTACCACCGATACCAGCAGATCACCTGCCCGCGTTTATCCTAGATCGCGACAGCTTGAGCACTAAGTTCTTCCTGGGCGCATCCGAACGCTTGTGCAACTCGCAGGGCCTTATTGTCAACAGCTGCCGCTCCTTGGAGCCGCGGGCCACCGATGCCATCATCTCCGGCCTCTGCACGCTCCCCGGGCGACGAACACCGCCGCTGCACTGCATAGGGCCGCTGATAAAGCCCGACGAGGCTGGGACGCTGCGCCACGAGTGTCTCGCGTGGCTCGATGGCCAGCCGAAGGCAACTGTGGTATTTCTCAGTTTCGGCAGCTTGGGCCGGTTCAGCGCTGAGCAGATCAAGCAGATTGCGGCGGGGCTGGAGACGAGTGGGCAACGGTTCTTGTGGGTTGTCCGGCGCCCGACCGGCGACGAGCACCAGCCGGCCGACGACCTCGACGCACTTTTTCCGGAAGGCTTTCTGCACCATACCAAGGAGAGGGGACTGGTCGTCATGTCGTGGGTGCCGCAGCAGGCAGTGCTGGCGCACGGCGCGGTGGGCGGGTTCGTGACACACTGCGGATGGAACTCGGTGCTGGAGGCGGTCATGGCGGGGGTGCCGATGCTGGCGTGGCCTCTGTACGCCGAGCAGCACACAAACAAGGTGTTCTTAGTCGAGGAGATGCGGCTGGCCGTGGCCATTGGAGGGTATGACAAAGAAATGGTGGAAGCCCAGGAGGTGGCGGCGAAGGTGAGGTGGCTGATTGAGTCCGATGGTGGGCGGGAGCTCCGGCAGCGGACGCTCGCGGCCATGCGGCAAGCGAAGGAGGCGCTGGACGACGGTGGTGAGTCAAGAACAGCGTTGCTGAACCTTGCGAGAGAGTGGAAAAACGCCGGCGACATTGGAAATTATGCAATCATCAACTGA